Proteins encoded by one window of Flavobacterium sp. N502540:
- the ileS gene encoding isoleucine--tRNA ligase, translating to MSTKFTEYKGLDLPTVASEVLDFWKKENIFEKSVSTREGAEPYVFFEGPPSANGLPGIHHVMARAIKDIFCRYKTQKGFQVKRKAGWDTHGLPVELGTEKELGITKEDIGKTISIEEYNEACKKTVMRYTDVWNDLTEKMGYWVDMEDPYVTYKPKYMESVWWLLKQIYDKGLLYKGYTIQPYSPKAGTGLSSHEVNQPGAYRDVTDTTIVAQFKTIPETLPSFLKGFGDIHILAWTTTPWTLPSNTALTVGPKIDYVLVKTFNQYTFEPINVVLAKNLVGKQFGKGFFASEDDADFDKVKNGDKQLPYKIVAEAKGADLAEIRYEQLLPYVLPYQNPENAFRVITGDFVTTEDGTGVVHTAPTFGADDAKVAKEAKPEVPPMLVLDENGTAVPLVDLQGKFTSHVGDLAGKYVKNEYYDAGQAPERSVDVEIAIRLKEENKAFKVEKYVHSYPHSWRTDEPLLYYPLDSWFIKVTDVKDRMFDLNETINWKPKSTGEGRFGNWLKNANDWNLSRSRYWGIPLPIWRTEDKKEEVLIGSVEELYNAIEKSIEAGFQKENPFKGFEIGNMSESNYDLVDLHKNVVDGITLVSASGQPMKRESDLIDVWFDSGAMPYAQWHYPFENKDKIDENKDFPANFIAEGVDQTRGWFYTLHAIGTLVFDKIAYKNVVSNGLVLDKNGQKMSKRLGNATDPFETIKEYGPDATRWYMISNANPWDNLKFDIEGIAEVRRKFFGTLYNTYSFFSLYANIDGFKYAEAEIPLNERPEIDQWIMSELHTLIKFVDECYEDYEPTKAARAISDFVQENLSNWYVRLCRRRFWKGEYAHDKIAAYQTLYTCLLTISKLSAPIAPFFMDKLYRDLTGSTQTEQFASVHLAEFPKFVENFVNKTLESKMQKAQTISSLVLSLRKKEMIKVRQPLQKVMIPVLDENQRAEIEAISELVKAEVNVKEIVLLDDDSGILVKQIKPNFKALGPRFGKDMGLISKEIQSFSADQINQLDKQGALDIVIAGNTVTLSLEDVEITSQDIEGWLVANSNGITVALDITISEELKNEGIARELVNRIQNIRKDSGFEVTDKIKVQIKRSGLLEEAILKNEDYIKSETLTDDLVFVDALENGTEIEFDDIKTMILISK from the coding sequence ATGAGCACAAAATTTACTGAATACAAAGGACTTGACTTACCAACAGTAGCGTCAGAAGTACTTGATTTTTGGAAGAAAGAAAATATATTTGAAAAGAGTGTAAGTACCCGTGAAGGTGCTGAGCCTTATGTGTTTTTTGAAGGTCCGCCTTCAGCAAACGGATTACCGGGAATTCACCACGTGATGGCTCGTGCAATTAAAGATATTTTTTGTCGTTACAAAACTCAAAAAGGTTTTCAGGTAAAAAGAAAAGCCGGTTGGGATACTCACGGGTTGCCTGTAGAATTAGGTACCGAAAAAGAACTTGGAATTACAAAAGAAGATATTGGGAAAACCATTTCTATCGAAGAATATAACGAAGCGTGTAAAAAAACCGTAATGCGTTATACCGATGTATGGAATGATTTGACCGAAAAAATGGGATATTGGGTAGATATGGAAGATCCGTATGTAACTTATAAACCAAAATATATGGAATCGGTTTGGTGGCTTTTGAAACAAATCTACGATAAAGGTTTGCTATACAAAGGATACACCATTCAGCCTTACTCACCTAAAGCCGGAACAGGATTGTCTTCTCACGAAGTAAATCAGCCCGGAGCTTATCGTGATGTTACCGATACTACCATCGTAGCACAATTTAAAACAATACCAGAAACACTGCCTTCCTTCTTGAAAGGTTTTGGAGATATTCACATCCTGGCCTGGACGACTACGCCATGGACATTACCATCGAATACCGCTTTGACAGTTGGGCCAAAAATTGATTATGTTTTAGTGAAAACGTTCAATCAGTATACTTTTGAGCCAATCAATGTGGTTCTAGCAAAAAACTTGGTAGGGAAACAATTCGGAAAAGGATTTTTTGCCAGCGAAGACGATGCTGATTTTGATAAAGTGAAAAATGGCGACAAGCAGCTTCCGTATAAAATTGTAGCAGAAGCAAAAGGAGCTGATTTAGCAGAAATTCGTTATGAGCAATTATTGCCATACGTGCTGCCTTATCAGAATCCTGAAAATGCATTCAGAGTAATCACAGGAGATTTTGTGACCACAGAAGATGGAACGGGAGTAGTGCATACTGCGCCTACTTTTGGTGCTGATGATGCTAAAGTAGCAAAAGAAGCAAAACCGGAAGTACCGCCAATGTTGGTTTTAGATGAAAATGGTACTGCAGTCCCTTTAGTAGATTTACAAGGGAAATTTACTTCTCATGTAGGTGATTTGGCAGGAAAATATGTGAAAAATGAATATTATGATGCAGGTCAGGCGCCAGAGCGTTCTGTAGATGTTGAAATTGCTATTCGATTAAAAGAAGAAAATAAAGCCTTTAAGGTTGAAAAATACGTACATAGTTATCCACACAGTTGGAGAACTGATGAGCCGTTATTATATTATCCGCTAGACTCATGGTTTATTAAAGTAACCGATGTCAAAGATAGAATGTTCGACCTGAACGAAACTATCAATTGGAAGCCTAAGTCTACTGGTGAAGGACGTTTTGGAAACTGGCTGAAAAATGCTAACGACTGGAACTTATCTCGTTCTAGATATTGGGGGATTCCATTGCCAATTTGGAGAACTGAAGACAAAAAAGAAGAAGTTCTTATTGGTTCTGTTGAAGAATTGTATAATGCGATTGAAAAATCTATCGAAGCAGGTTTTCAAAAAGAAAACCCATTCAAAGGTTTCGAAATCGGAAATATGTCTGAATCAAACTATGATTTAGTTGACCTGCATAAAAATGTAGTTGACGGAATTACTTTGGTTTCAGCTTCAGGCCAGCCAATGAAACGTGAAAGCGATTTGATTGACGTTTGGTTTGATTCGGGAGCGATGCCGTATGCACAATGGCATTACCCTTTTGAGAATAAAGATAAAATCGATGAGAATAAAGATTTCCCTGCGAATTTCATCGCAGAAGGTGTCGATCAGACTCGTGGATGGTTTTATACACTGCACGCAATCGGGACTTTGGTTTTCGATAAAATTGCGTACAAAAATGTCGTTTCGAATGGTTTAGTTCTGGATAAAAATGGACAAAAAATGTCGAAACGTTTAGGAAATGCAACGGATCCTTTTGAAACAATTAAGGAGTACGGTCCTGATGCCACACGTTGGTACATGATCTCTAATGCAAATCCATGGGATAACTTAAAGTTTGATATTGAAGGAATTGCTGAGGTTCGCCGAAAATTCTTCGGAACCCTGTATAATACGTATTCATTCTTCTCGTTATATGCCAATATTGATGGATTTAAATATGCAGAAGCTGAAATTCCGTTAAACGAAAGACCGGAAATCGATCAGTGGATCATGTCGGAATTACATACTTTAATAAAATTTGTTGACGAATGTTACGAAGATTATGAGCCTACGAAAGCAGCAAGGGCGATTTCAGACTTCGTTCAGGAAAACTTAAGTAACTGGTACGTTCGTTTGTGCCGTCGTCGTTTCTGGAAAGGAGAATACGCCCATGATAAAATCGCAGCCTATCAAACACTTTACACTTGTTTATTAACGATAAGCAAATTAAGTGCTCCGATCGCTCCTTTTTTCATGGATAAATTATACCGCGATTTAACAGGTTCTACGCAAACAGAGCAATTTGCCAGTGTTCACTTGGCAGAGTTCCCGAAATTTGTCGAAAACTTTGTTAATAAAACGTTAGAAAGCAAAATGCAGAAGGCGCAAACTATATCGTCTTTGGTTTTGTCACTGCGTAAAAAGGAAATGATTAAAGTGCGTCAGCCTTTGCAAAAGGTAATGATTCCGGTACTTGACGAGAATCAGAGGGCTGAAATTGAAGCAATTTCTGAACTTGTAAAAGCAGAAGTTAACGTTAAAGAGATTGTGCTTTTAGACGATGATTCAGGTATTTTGGTGAAACAGATTAAGCCTAATTTTAAAGCTCTTGGGCCACGTTTTGGAAAAGATATGGGATTGATTTCCAAAGAGATACAGTCTTTTTCGGCAGATCAGATCAATCAGTTGGACAAGCAGGGAGCATTGGATATTGTAATTGCAGGAAATACCGTAACTTTATCATTAGAAGATGTCGAAATAACATCTCAGGATATTGAAGGCTGGCTGGTTGCAAATTCAAACGGAATTACGGTTGCACTTGATATTACAATTTCGGAAGAATTGAAAAACGAAGGAATCGCGAGAGAATTGGTAAACAGAATTCAAAATATTCGTAAAGATTCAGGATTTGAAGTTACCGATAAAATTAAAGTTCAAATAAAAAGAAGCGGCCTTTTAGAAGAGGCAATTCTAAAAAATGAAGACTATATTAAGTCTGAGACATTGACTGATGATTTGGTTTTTGTTGACGCTTTGGAAAACGGCACAGAAATTGAATTTGATGACATTAAAACAATGATATTAATTTCAAAATAA
- a CDS encoding Atg14 domain-containing protein, protein MKKTLLLIALLVIGSIQAQEKISSKKKKFFIPVIKYSSFPILDNALTQTTFYQMDKELVQEELVLKKKYFDIEGFIKDPANGKLKIYLTIALPKYNATKVDSTFDKKKNSWQFMVYSNYSVKIKVEAKCGDKLLLSEDFNNTESYVIGGSYQKENVKAAIALSNQRVEQAEKDNDYTAEELGMDRVIYQSVEKIQNYLNYKFAYTIDESKEKFEFVTSKGHSEYKQMLDFENEITAQIEKITLEKGLDEKLLAPHLQYLESLLVKYPPSPANENIRFIVTNNLAETYFLLENKEKALQYANLLIENDKQDSRGSAIVKRVNSANFVDKKVRSHTTRFADLKKLGLKIAEEKEEKRLAFFEKIEQQDAEWEIEKSNREANLEKAKMQRSNLLDSIPYQLNANLLAKVIDNLGGSQALKKIEKAHLYSKLSIEGNKVSQTEERWATNSNYLLRKKMPESYYEIVNGAEAWSHDDRESGVNAKWAKLTAYDYSNLSKNLDPVNFLTDLRLDLWNNFEVLQDEMYEGRVCYHLNYFEKTLSSGNRTIPKTDYHVFIDKENFNIVSTEKTEFDNGNKSFFERKLFGDYRPVATLNSGKIPHKINYEIEDFNGETLYQEIREKVEVNPVFGNRIFMKEVYFGGFK, encoded by the coding sequence ATGAAAAAAACATTACTCTTAATTGCTTTGCTTGTAATTGGTTCAATTCAGGCACAAGAAAAGATAAGCTCAAAAAAGAAGAAATTTTTTATACCAGTAATTAAATATTCTTCATTCCCTATTCTTGATAATGCCTTAACACAAACCACGTTTTATCAAATGGATAAAGAATTGGTGCAGGAAGAGCTTGTCTTAAAGAAAAAATATTTTGATATAGAAGGTTTTATAAAGGATCCTGCAAATGGTAAGTTGAAAATTTATTTAACCATTGCACTTCCTAAGTACAATGCGACAAAAGTCGATAGCACATTCGATAAGAAAAAGAATAGCTGGCAATTTATGGTCTATTCTAATTATAGTGTGAAAATAAAAGTAGAAGCTAAATGTGGAGATAAACTTTTATTATCTGAAGATTTTAATAATACAGAATCGTATGTAATTGGAGGTTCTTATCAAAAAGAAAATGTAAAAGCCGCGATAGCTTTAAGTAATCAAAGAGTCGAACAAGCAGAAAAAGATAATGATTACACTGCAGAAGAATTGGGTATGGATAGGGTAATTTATCAATCTGTAGAAAAGATTCAGAATTATCTTAATTACAAATTTGCTTATACAATTGATGAATCCAAAGAAAAGTTTGAATTTGTAACTTCAAAAGGGCATTCAGAATACAAACAGATGCTGGATTTTGAGAATGAAATTACGGCTCAAATAGAAAAAATAACACTTGAAAAGGGGTTAGACGAGAAATTACTGGCGCCGCATTTACAATATTTAGAAAGTTTATTGGTCAAATATCCGCCTTCACCTGCAAACGAAAATATCCGGTTTATTGTAACAAACAATTTAGCCGAAACGTATTTTCTATTGGAAAATAAAGAAAAAGCATTGCAGTATGCAAATTTACTGATCGAAAATGACAAGCAGGATTCACGGGGCTCGGCTATTGTTAAAAGAGTAAATAGTGCCAATTTTGTTGACAAAAAAGTCAGAAGCCATACAACACGTTTTGCTGATCTTAAAAAATTAGGACTGAAAATCGCTGAAGAAAAAGAAGAAAAAAGATTAGCTTTCTTTGAGAAAATAGAGCAGCAGGATGCAGAGTGGGAAATCGAAAAATCGAATCGTGAGGCCAACTTAGAAAAAGCTAAAATGCAAAGATCTAATTTGCTTGATTCTATACCTTATCAGCTCAATGCTAATTTGCTGGCCAAAGTAATTGATAATTTAGGAGGAAGTCAGGCTTTAAAAAAAATCGAAAAAGCACATTTGTATTCTAAGCTTTCTATAGAGGGGAATAAAGTATCTCAAACGGAAGAAAGATGGGCAACTAACTCGAATTATCTTTTAAGAAAAAAAATGCCTGAAAGTTACTATGAGATTGTTAATGGAGCCGAAGCCTGGAGTCATGATGATCGCGAAAGTGGCGTAAATGCAAAATGGGCAAAACTCACCGCATACGATTACAGTAATTTATCTAAAAATTTAGATCCGGTAAATTTTTTAACCGATTTAAGACTTGATTTATGGAATAATTTTGAAGTTTTGCAAGATGAAATGTATGAAGGAAGAGTATGCTATCATTTGAATTATTTTGAGAAAACATTAAGTTCAGGAAATAGAACAATTCCTAAAACAGATTATCATGTTTTTATTGATAAAGAGAATTTTAATATCGTTTCTACCGAAAAAACAGAATTCGATAACGGTAACAAAAGTTTTTTCGAACGAAAACTTTTTGGCGATTACCGCCCCGTTGCAACATTAAATTCCGGAAAAATTCCACATAAGATTAATTATGAAATCGAAGATTTTAACGGAGAAACCCTTTATCAGGAAATACGCGAAAAAGTAGAGGTTAATCCCGTTTTTGGAAATCGAATTTTTATGAAAGAAGTGTATTTCGGAGGCTTTAAATAG
- a CDS encoding PQQ-binding-like beta-propeller repeat protein, which translates to MKKITFSIILLFLVSLSVTAQRKYDEIITTENSVKDMVQNEITGIVVFKEGGTVKGLDPETKKIVWTLTKDDFGSTSAGDILTDPDFGKLFKEKSDLSSVAGSPYVEAYINSKYIIINTDTGKVVYNSSKESFWVMQSDFIPETDEYLLTMKKDGDMAIALLDMKTGELKWNTTVDKAKSLFSFSLSVKESAFTNKATVHGSVIYYLLYGKLYSFDRNSGKLNWKAEEEYSRFFLTQNDKNIVVVNSKGLFAAKEYLNVLNTENGKSIWKESIKTKRVVYLEDWGTKLLIAHYGGFNFFDLNTGEKVWKKDARGDGLKRVIPIDEDFLYVAENEMMLINKDGEKLWKKFIEISDDKEDPIYYLGKVGEKVMYLTGTYGNMVDYKTGIKLWKRNIGFDKSRPVLPTYDEATNSYLVYNDEKLYKFDPSIKDKPEPFAKVNIKKEKELNSIELFPWGVVLSGPVEVMGVNMDGTIKYHLTYTQPGEGTRRLLKSAAIAGSIGLGVGSAVSAAQGAELTMTYRDSSGNMRSTVIKEEDKSKKNQAKNMAMASAALGIVAAKFNSRFNAMKQNRDYSYIFAKADSGEKVLVKVSKAEGTEVDKIIFNNTKPIYEVDPATQNIFYVSDKSIQIFNKK; encoded by the coding sequence ATGAAGAAAATTACTTTTTCTATTATTTTACTTTTTCTGGTTAGCCTTTCGGTTACAGCTCAAAGAAAATATGATGAAATCATCACTACAGAGAACAGTGTAAAAGACATGGTTCAAAACGAAATAACAGGAATTGTTGTTTTTAAAGAAGGAGGAACTGTAAAAGGTTTAGATCCTGAGACAAAAAAAATTGTTTGGACTTTAACAAAAGATGATTTTGGATCAACCTCTGCAGGTGATATTTTGACTGATCCAGATTTTGGGAAACTTTTTAAAGAAAAAAGTGACTTGTCAAGTGTTGCCGGAAGCCCTTATGTAGAGGCCTATATCAATAGTAAATATATTATTATTAATACTGATACAGGTAAAGTGGTTTATAATTCATCTAAAGAATCTTTCTGGGTAATGCAGTCAGATTTTATTCCTGAAACAGATGAGTATTTGCTTACTATGAAAAAAGACGGAGATATGGCAATTGCCTTATTAGATATGAAAACAGGAGAGTTAAAATGGAACACTACTGTAGATAAAGCAAAATCATTGTTTAGTTTTTCACTATCAGTAAAAGAATCTGCATTTACAAATAAAGCTACAGTACATGGATCAGTAATTTATTATTTATTGTACGGGAAATTATATTCATTCGACAGAAATTCAGGAAAATTAAACTGGAAAGCTGAAGAAGAGTACTCAAGATTCTTTTTGACTCAGAATGATAAAAATATTGTAGTAGTGAACAGTAAAGGTTTGTTTGCGGCCAAAGAATATTTAAATGTTTTGAATACAGAAAACGGAAAAAGTATCTGGAAAGAATCTATTAAAACAAAACGTGTTGTTTATTTAGAAGATTGGGGTACAAAATTATTAATTGCTCATTATGGCGGATTTAACTTTTTTGATCTAAATACAGGCGAAAAAGTTTGGAAAAAAGATGCTCGCGGAGATGGATTAAAAAGAGTAATTCCTATCGACGAGGATTTCTTATATGTTGCAGAAAATGAAATGATGCTGATCAATAAAGACGGAGAAAAACTTTGGAAAAAATTCATCGAAATTTCAGACGACAAAGAAGATCCAATTTACTACTTAGGAAAAGTAGGTGAAAAAGTAATGTACCTTACCGGAACTTACGGAAATATGGTTGATTATAAAACTGGAATTAAACTTTGGAAGCGTAACATCGGTTTTGATAAAAGTCGTCCGGTTTTACCAACTTATGACGAAGCTACAAATTCGTACTTGGTATATAATGATGAGAAATTATACAAATTCGATCCAAGTATTAAGGACAAACCAGAGCCTTTTGCTAAAGTAAACATCAAAAAGGAAAAAGAACTAAACAGTATCGAATTATTTCCTTGGGGTGTAGTGCTTTCAGGACCAGTTGAGGTAATGGGAGTTAATATGGATGGAACAATAAAATATCACCTTACTTATACACAACCAGGTGAAGGAACCAGACGTTTGCTTAAAAGTGCTGCAATTGCTGGAAGTATTGGTTTAGGAGTTGGATCAGCAGTAAGTGCTGCACAAGGTGCTGAGTTAACAATGACGTATCGTGATTCCAGCGGAAATATGAGGTCTACTGTTATTAAAGAAGAGGATAAATCAAAAAAGAACCAGGCTAAGAATATGGCTATGGCTTCAGCAGCTCTTGGTATTGTAGCTGCTAAATTTAATTCTCGTTTTAATGCGATGAAACAAAACAGAGACTACTCTTACATTTTTGCAAAAGCAGATAGTGGAGAAAAAGTTTTAGTGAAAGTTAGTAAAGCTGAAGGGACTGAAGTGGATAAAATTATCTTCAATAACACAAAACCTATTTATGAGGTAGATCCTGCGACGCAAAACATTTTTTATGTGTCTGACAAATCTATTCAAATTTTCAATAAAAAATAA
- the recO gene encoding DNA repair protein RecO, translating into MLIKTKAIVISSLKFQEKSLIVKCFTLSHGLKSYFVRDAFSSRKASQKIAYFQPLSILEIEAVHKNKGTLETFKEIKTAVPFQSIHTDLVKSTMVMFLSEMLHYSIQEEEKNEAFFVFLETALSWLDHHDDISNFHLILLLEATKYFGFYPDFSEAELPYFEMIDGVFTLFHGANTLTEHETNLFKKLIDLKFENDQKVFHVAERQVLLKVLIDYYGFHLEGFKRPKSLDVLKEIFS; encoded by the coding sequence TTGCTAATTAAAACCAAAGCAATAGTAATCTCATCGTTAAAATTTCAGGAGAAAAGCCTGATTGTAAAATGCTTTACACTTTCACACGGACTGAAATCCTATTTTGTACGTGATGCCTTTTCGAGTCGGAAAGCAAGTCAGAAAATTGCTTATTTTCAGCCATTGTCTATTCTTGAGATTGAGGCGGTACATAAAAACAAAGGAACTTTAGAAACTTTTAAAGAGATAAAAACAGCAGTACCTTTTCAAAGTATCCATACCGATCTGGTAAAAAGTACTATGGTTATGTTTTTGTCCGAAATGCTCCATTACTCCATTCAGGAGGAAGAAAAAAATGAAGCCTTTTTTGTGTTTTTAGAAACGGCATTAAGCTGGCTGGATCATCATGATGATATCTCGAATTTTCATTTGATTCTGCTTTTAGAAGCTACAAAGTATTTTGGTTTTTACCCTGATTTCTCAGAAGCAGAACTCCCTTACTTTGAAATGATCGATGGCGTTTTTACTTTGTTTCACGGAGCAAATACACTAACAGAACACGAAACCAATCTTTTTAAGAAACTGATAGATCTTAAATTCGAAAACGATCAGAAGGTTTTTCACGTAGCTGAAAGACAAGTGTTGCTGAAGGTTTTAATTGATTATTATGGTTTTCATCTGGAGGGTTTTAAAAGACCAAAATCACTTGATGTTTTGAAAGAGATATTTTCTTAA